From a region of the Cryomorphaceae bacterium genome:
- a CDS encoding TlpA family protein disulfide reductase encodes MRLSQVALFFAAAYLIGCTPSETPEDILKKSRQVILDQTVFTYDFQYLAKYFDNTDTLNVNGNVVLYRVPSDSTLGYHTRIASTNQQGGLTEHYFNGRECTIVDHEQQSVLIDSPDSNGTGVPGAGFISGNYISGALCRVLTAEDPFNMQNDDVSWNYLGLKEISGEPCHHFEGTDPDQGDYADFVTTYFISASSYLPVQRTFSVRYVPEDTYQYNELTMRFNRTPEEGALNSVAQANYPDHYQVNYYKATDYKEVPLLEVGTKPANFTLPIMLGEGNISLEELRGKIVLLDFWYVSCAPCKKAIPHLQALHRKYAGSDVVVLGVNPVDADRSDQELQKFFGIYGMTYPNVLDSGRTATSQMNVRAYPTLYLLDREGKVYWSHVGFSEEMMAMVDEKVVELLGQASE; translated from the coding sequence ATGCGTTTATCTCAAGTTGCACTCTTCTTCGCCGCAGCTTATCTCATTGGTTGTACCCCAAGCGAAACCCCGGAAGATATTCTGAAAAAGAGCCGTCAGGTTATTCTGGATCAAACAGTCTTTACCTACGATTTTCAATACCTCGCCAAATATTTTGACAATACCGATACGCTCAATGTAAATGGCAATGTGGTACTTTACCGCGTGCCCAGCGACAGCACCCTGGGCTACCATACGCGCATAGCAAGTACAAATCAACAGGGTGGCCTTACTGAGCATTATTTCAACGGGCGCGAGTGTACCATCGTAGACCACGAGCAGCAGAGTGTGTTGATTGACAGCCCTGACTCGAATGGTACAGGTGTACCCGGTGCGGGGTTTATTTCCGGCAACTACATATCAGGGGCCCTTTGCAGGGTTCTTACTGCCGAGGATCCTTTTAATATGCAAAATGATGATGTTTCATGGAACTACTTAGGATTGAAGGAGATATCAGGTGAGCCTTGTCATCATTTTGAAGGAACAGACCCCGATCAGGGTGACTACGCAGATTTCGTAACGACTTACTTTATCAGCGCATCGTCGTATTTGCCCGTGCAACGAACCTTCAGTGTGCGCTATGTACCTGAAGACACCTATCAGTACAACGAGCTCACGATGCGCTTTAACCGCACCCCGGAAGAAGGTGCGCTCAACAGTGTTGCGCAGGCAAACTACCCCGACCACTACCAGGTAAATTACTACAAGGCAACTGACTACAAGGAGGTACCCTTGTTGGAGGTGGGAACAAAACCCGCCAACTTTACCTTACCCATTATGCTGGGGGAGGGCAACATAAGTCTGGAGGAGCTCCGGGGAAAGATTGTATTACTCGACTTTTGGTACGTATCGTGCGCTCCTTGCAAAAAGGCCATCCCCCATTTGCAGGCCTTGCATCGCAAGTACGCCGGTAGTGATGTGGTGGTTCTGGGAGTGAATCCGGTGGATGCCGACCGAAGTGACCAGGAACTGCAAAAGTTTTTTGGTATCTATGGTATGACCTACCCCAATGTACTCGATTCCGGAAGGACAGCTACAAGCCAGATGAACGTGCGCGCCTATCCAACCCTTTACCTGCTCGACCGTGAGGGTAAGGTATATTGGAGCCACGTGGGCTTTTCAGAAGAAATGATGGCTATGGTGGACGAGAAGGTGGTGGAACTATTGGGTCAAGCCTCTGAGTAA
- the lptB gene encoding LPS export ABC transporter ATP-binding protein yields the protein MKLRAENIVKRYGKRQVVKGVSVEVNRGEIVGLLGPNGAGKTTSFYMIVGLVKPNGGHIYLDDKDITEEPMYKRAQLGVGYLPQEASVFRKLSVEDNIKAVLEMTNKPKDEQQQILENLLNEFGLQHIRKSRGDLLSGGERRRTEIARALAVSPNFILLDEPFAGVDPIAVEDIQSIVAQLKDRNIGILITDHNVQETLSITDRAYLLFEGSILKSGSAEELAADEQVRRVYLGQNFELRRRVPGKKQQ from the coding sequence ATGAAACTGAGGGCAGAGAATATTGTAAAACGCTACGGCAAACGCCAGGTAGTAAAAGGTGTTTCGGTTGAGGTGAACCGCGGCGAAATTGTGGGTTTGCTCGGTCCCAACGGAGCGGGTAAAACCACCTCCTTCTACATGATTGTAGGACTGGTGAAGCCCAACGGAGGACATATTTACCTCGATGACAAGGACATCACCGAAGAACCCATGTACAAACGCGCACAACTGGGGGTGGGCTATTTGCCACAGGAGGCATCGGTTTTCAGAAAACTGAGTGTAGAAGACAACATCAAGGCGGTGCTCGAAATGACCAACAAACCAAAGGATGAGCAGCAGCAAATTCTTGAAAACCTGTTGAATGAATTTGGTTTGCAACACATCCGAAAGAGCCGGGGTGATTTATTGTCAGGAGGTGAGCGCCGCAGAACCGAAATTGCAAGAGCGCTGGCTGTGAGTCCTAATTTTATTTTGCTGGATGAGCCCTTTGCAGGAGTGGACCCCATCGCGGTAGAGGATATTCAAAGTATTGTGGCTCAACTCAAGGATCGCAACATAGGCATTCTCATCACCGACCACAACGTGCAGGAAACCCTCTCAATTACCGACAGGGCTTACTTGCTGTTTGAAGGCAGCATCCTCAAATCAGGGAGTGCCGAAGAACTGGCCGCGGATGAACAGGTACGGCGTGTGTACCTCGGGCAAAATTTTGAATTGCGCCGCAGAGTTCCCGGCAAAAAGCAGCAGTAA
- the pssA gene encoding CDP-diacylglycerol--serine O-phosphatidyltransferase — MKQHLPNLVTLLNLLCGILAVICIFEYSLHYAAWLILAGAVFDFLDGLVARALGVSGELGKQLDSLADVVTFGVAPGLIGYSLLGQQTNGDWFSLIPLMIPMFGAYRLARFNIDTRQHDRFIGLPIPANALFWLSLPLMIHYDQWFPGAAWIFSAQGLVVFSVLFSLLMISQLELMALKFKHVRWNDNQWRYIFVLISAVMLFFFFFAAIPIILLLYVLISIIQNRLQP, encoded by the coding sequence ATGAAACAGCATTTGCCCAATCTTGTAACCTTGCTGAACCTGCTTTGCGGAATTTTGGCAGTGATTTGCATTTTTGAATACAGCTTGCACTACGCTGCGTGGCTCATTCTGGCAGGTGCGGTTTTTGACTTTCTGGACGGACTGGTTGCCCGCGCACTGGGAGTTTCCGGCGAATTAGGCAAACAGCTCGATTCGCTTGCAGATGTGGTAACCTTTGGTGTGGCACCGGGCCTTATTGGCTATAGTTTGCTCGGGCAACAAACCAACGGGGATTGGTTCAGCCTGATCCCGCTTATGATTCCGATGTTTGGAGCCTACCGATTGGCCCGTTTCAACATTGACACACGACAGCACGACCGCTTTATCGGGCTGCCCATTCCAGCCAACGCGCTTTTTTGGTTATCGCTTCCGTTGATGATACATTACGACCAGTGGTTTCCCGGAGCAGCATGGATTTTCTCCGCACAGGGGTTGGTGGTATTCAGTGTGCTGTTTTCGCTGTTGATGATTTCTCAGCTAGAGCTGATGGCGCTCAAGTTTAAACATGTACGTTGGAACGACAACCAGTGGCGTTACATCTTTGTGCTGATCAGCGCGGTAATGTTATTCTTTTTCTTTTTCGCAGCCATTCCAATTATCCTACTTTTGTATGTGCTTATTTCTATTATTCAGAACCGATTGCAACCATGA
- a CDS encoding NAD(P)/FAD-dependent oxidoreductase yields MEDDRTYDVVIAGSGLGGLLCGYYLAGRGMKVCVLEKNVQYGGCLQVFSRDKTLFDTGVHYIGELDEGEPLHRIFSYFGLMEHLKLERLDTDAFDVISFDGDPREYPLAQGREHFVNRLAEFFPEERVSIQRYVDVLKEVSDSFYANQLRETSWEALNTEAMRTDAQAFIASLTSNIKLREVLAGNIPLYGGLGGVTPLHQHALIVNSYLQSAWRCVDGGAQMAKHLAAGIRSRGGALFRRKEVSELQVENGVVRRVQTADGDVFEAKYVIANFAPEKALALLRGGALRASYRRRIADVPETTSFFALYVVFKPGTFPYLTRNYYHYSRPDVWSAVNYHKAQWPDSWLLYPAAVSPAQPHAVAATVLAYMHYDEVRQWEDSFNTTAQPSGRGDDYENFKHQRGLRLINAVNERFPGFKHAIQSWHTATPLTLRDYLNVPRGAAYGKLKDYRQPHRAFVSPQSKIPNLFFTGQYVHLHGIKGVTTTALLTCGMLLNEPVFAEVVGG; encoded by the coding sequence ATGGAAGATGACCGCACATACGACGTGGTGATTGCGGGCTCGGGACTTGGCGGTTTGCTCTGTGGCTACTACCTGGCAGGTCGCGGCATGAAGGTGTGTGTGCTTGAAAAAAATGTGCAATACGGTGGATGTTTGCAGGTGTTCAGTCGTGATAAAACCTTGTTTGACACGGGGGTGCATTACATAGGTGAGCTGGACGAAGGCGAGCCATTGCACCGCATTTTTTCCTACTTCGGATTGATGGAGCACCTGAAGTTGGAGCGATTGGATACCGATGCATTTGACGTAATCAGTTTTGACGGCGATCCGCGTGAGTACCCGCTTGCCCAGGGACGCGAACATTTTGTGAACCGACTGGCGGAGTTTTTCCCGGAAGAGCGTGTCTCCATTCAGCGCTATGTGGACGTCTTGAAGGAAGTGAGCGACTCTTTTTACGCCAATCAGTTGCGCGAAACTTCCTGGGAGGCGCTCAATACTGAAGCCATGCGCACCGATGCCCAGGCTTTTATAGCGTCGCTTACAAGCAATATAAAGCTGCGCGAAGTGCTTGCCGGCAACATCCCTCTTTACGGCGGCTTGGGTGGAGTTACGCCCCTCCACCAGCATGCGCTCATTGTGAACAGCTACCTGCAGAGCGCGTGGCGATGCGTTGACGGCGGAGCCCAAATGGCCAAACACCTCGCTGCCGGAATACGGAGCAGGGGAGGTGCGCTCTTCCGCAGAAAAGAAGTAAGCGAACTGCAGGTGGAGAACGGAGTGGTTCGAAGGGTGCAAACGGCTGATGGAGATGTGTTTGAGGCGAAGTATGTGATTGCCAATTTTGCGCCGGAAAAGGCCCTTGCCTTGTTGCGCGGGGGTGCGCTGCGGGCTTCTTATCGCAGGCGGATTGCAGATGTGCCCGAAACTACGTCGTTTTTTGCCCTTTATGTGGTGTTTAAGCCTGGTACTTTTCCCTACCTGACGCGAAATTACTACCACTACAGCCGCCCTGATGTGTGGTCGGCGGTGAATTACCACAAAGCCCAATGGCCCGACAGTTGGCTGTTGTACCCTGCGGCGGTGTCGCCGGCACAACCCCACGCGGTGGCCGCCACGGTACTGGCGTACATGCACTACGATGAGGTGCGCCAATGGGAGGATTCTTTCAACACCACGGCGCAGCCCTCAGGTCGCGGCGACGACTACGAAAACTTTAAGCATCAGCGCGGCTTGCGATTGATCAACGCGGTCAATGAGCGATTTCCGGGTTTTAAGCATGCCATTCAAAGCTGGCACACGGCCACCCCGCTCACCCTGCGAGATTACCTGAATGTACCCCGTGGTGCAGCCTACGGAAAACTCAAAGATTACCGCCAGCCACACCGCGCTTTTGTATCACCGCAGAGCAAAATCCCCAATCTGTTTTTTACCGGTCAGTATGTGCATCTGCACGGCATCAAGGGCGTTACTACCACTGCTTTGCTCACCTGCGGCATGTTATTAAATGAGCCGGTGTTTGCGGAGGTGGTGGGGGGGTAG
- a CDS encoding SAM-dependent methyltransferase, whose amino-acid sequence MIKTLKKIVPSGMKKRIKLAMLSGNKVNCPFCGFNAKELAPIGLDSKVLREKQVIGAGLRNAGCYKCGSSDRERLIYVYLKHVLKVFDSKNLRILHFAPEKNLSNLLSQIGFEKYVCGDLFTEGYNYPHYVQNMNVLDIPFEDNSFDFVICNHLLEHVPNDGDAMKELFRVLKPNGRAILQVPISSNSESTFEDFSVTDPKERELVFGQFDHVRIYGQDYADKLRAVGFKVERVNISKKYEKYGLCMDEDIFLGMK is encoded by the coding sequence ATGATAAAAACACTCAAGAAGATCGTTCCTTCAGGAATGAAGAAGAGGATTAAGCTCGCGATGCTTTCGGGAAACAAGGTGAATTGCCCGTTCTGTGGTTTTAACGCAAAAGAATTGGCGCCCATTGGGTTAGACTCTAAAGTTTTGAGAGAAAAACAAGTGATTGGCGCAGGTTTGAGAAATGCCGGTTGTTACAAATGTGGATCTTCAGACAGGGAAAGGTTAATTTATGTTTACCTCAAACATGTCCTCAAGGTATTTGACAGCAAGAACTTGAGGATTTTGCATTTCGCACCAGAGAAAAACTTGTCTAATCTGTTGAGCCAGATTGGATTCGAGAAATATGTCTGCGGAGACTTGTTTACCGAGGGCTACAATTACCCCCACTACGTTCAGAATATGAATGTTTTAGACATTCCCTTCGAAGACAATTCGTTTGATTTCGTCATATGCAATCATTTACTTGAACACGTGCCGAATGATGGAGATGCCATGAAAGAGTTGTTTCGGGTTTTAAAGCCGAATGGAAGAGCAATTCTGCAGGTGCCAATATCGAGTAATTCTGAATCAACATTTGAAGATTTTTCCGTAACCGATCCGAAAGAAAGGGAATTGGTATTTGGTCAGTTTGATCATGTACGGATATACGGGCAGGACTACGCAGACAAACTGCGTGCAGTAGGCTTCAAAGTTGAACGCGTCAACATTTCGAAAAAATATGAGAAATACGGGTTGTGCATGGATGAGGACATTTTTCTTGGAATGAAATAA
- a CDS encoding methyltransferase domain-containing protein, whose protein sequence is MGALFTAIYRFFRARRWLLALLLLAWAGLALWSIQRISFSEDVTDLLPADQRAQSVLKSLDAAVFSDRVVLHLMADSSAEMHLADVAEELLMWLEPLQPQLLKDEPMRVDEGDAGRLYDLIMDQLPFLLTDADYAYLDSLQHPDAIRSQARANHRQITSHSGFLTSRFVVADPLGLGLRVLNRLNQFNLDEQLELVDGFLMSPDERHLVLFAQPAFPANDSQLNTALYDSLRAVAKKTNELTHGSVVLEMFGAPLAASVNAAQIKRDIFFTVSLAAAALLVVIFLFYRSIRVFALILIPSLVGGASALAVFAWLGMSVSLIAVGIGSILLGISVDYALHVFTHFRSKGKVEETIHDLAEPTLLSSVTTAAAFFTLLTLHAPAMKNLGIFAAVSVLVGAATALLLLPHFLSQGMQLHESRRNSMIDRLNALRPDKSRWVVMGVLLLTGVLYFLPGEVGFEGDLLKMNYTTPELDRAEQNLNRISTASLKNVLLVSEGENWQQALETSYALQKKLKSQSPEGSLQALASFVSIVPTPEEALRRKARWDARMTPEYITFLSQEMNRAGMELGMRDGAYETFFRRAKESYSPPDYVEWASIPLFRHFVHREDERVQLVTVVRTEQEWRQQITQLAAGVSGVMVLDKQHITNEIIAFVSQDFERLVQWSLLIVFLVLLIAYGRIEVALFTFLPMMIAWTWTLGLMKLFGLQFNIFNIIISTFIFGLGIDYSIFISRSMMQHFKYGRDELVSYKNSIFMSAFTTTVGVGVLIFAQHPALRSIAGMSLVGIGSMVLIAYTLQPMLFRWAMIDRKERGLVPVNIINLVLGVFSLTYFFVGCLVLNVVMLFLHLFPFGNERKRRFFRGLMGTFLGSLAAIMVNVPRRYLNPHNEDFSKPAVVIANHQSFIDILITLNIHPNMVMVVKKWVYDSPVFGWAVRYAGYFHVNDGYERFIPRLRELVAQGCSIVVFPEGTRTEDGYLNRFHKGAFYLSEELKLDIVPIIFHGSHYSMPKGDSYLLKNGMVHRLIEPRIPFADRSWGDTYQERTKSIARHFKQRYATLRKEWESPDYFRDQLLRNYILKGPVLEWYTRIKTRMEGNYRFFHEHLPQSGTIVDIGCGYGFLAHILAWTSHERTVIGLDHDEEKIAVANNTSTPTPNLRFEVHNVLTDPLPRANAYVLADVLHYLPAEDQQRVLEACIGGLEPGGLILVRDADAALEERQRGTWLTEFLSTNIGFNKMNRNELCFVTRDFISGVAEQAGATVEVVDNTRFTSNVVYLIRAKDGR, encoded by the coding sequence ATGGGAGCCTTGTTCACAGCGATATACCGTTTTTTTCGCGCGCGCAGATGGTTGCTGGCCTTGCTGCTGCTGGCATGGGCAGGCCTTGCTCTGTGGAGTATTCAGCGAATCTCTTTCTCAGAGGATGTAACCGACCTGCTTCCTGCTGACCAGCGCGCGCAAAGCGTGCTCAAATCGCTGGATGCCGCCGTGTTTTCAGATAGGGTGGTGCTCCACCTGATGGCTGATTCTTCTGCCGAAATGCACCTTGCCGACGTGGCCGAAGAACTTCTTATGTGGCTGGAACCCCTCCAACCTCAATTGCTCAAAGATGAACCCATGCGGGTGGATGAAGGCGATGCCGGAAGGCTATATGACCTGATCATGGATCAGCTGCCTTTCCTGCTCACAGATGCAGATTATGCCTACCTCGATTCCTTGCAGCACCCCGATGCGATTCGCAGTCAGGCGCGTGCAAACCATCGCCAGATTACCTCGCATTCAGGTTTTCTTACCTCGCGCTTTGTGGTGGCCGATCCTTTGGGACTTGGGCTTAGGGTGCTTAACAGACTCAACCAGTTCAACCTGGATGAACAACTAGAGCTGGTGGACGGCTTTTTAATGTCGCCGGATGAACGCCATCTCGTACTTTTCGCCCAACCGGCTTTTCCGGCCAACGACTCGCAGCTCAACACAGCGCTTTACGACTCGTTACGGGCAGTTGCCAAAAAAACCAACGAGTTGACCCATGGAAGTGTGGTCCTCGAAATGTTTGGAGCACCACTGGCAGCTTCGGTGAATGCGGCCCAAATCAAGCGCGACATCTTTTTTACGGTTTCACTGGCGGCGGCGGCGCTTCTCGTGGTGATATTCCTGTTTTACCGCAGTATCCGCGTGTTTGCGCTGATTCTGATTCCTTCGCTTGTTGGAGGAGCATCTGCGCTGGCGGTTTTTGCCTGGCTCGGTATGTCGGTTTCGCTCATTGCGGTGGGCATTGGTTCAATTTTGCTCGGAATCAGCGTAGATTATGCGCTGCATGTGTTCACGCATTTCAGGTCAAAAGGCAAAGTGGAAGAGACCATTCACGACCTCGCAGAGCCGACGCTTCTGAGCTCGGTTACCACGGCCGCCGCCTTTTTTACACTTCTCACACTGCACGCACCGGCCATGAAGAACCTGGGCATTTTTGCGGCTGTAAGTGTGCTGGTGGGAGCGGCTACGGCTTTGTTGCTTCTGCCACATTTTCTATCGCAGGGCATGCAACTGCACGAATCCCGGCGCAACAGCATGATTGACCGGCTCAATGCTTTGCGTCCCGATAAAAGCCGTTGGGTGGTAATGGGTGTGCTGCTGCTCACCGGGGTGCTCTACTTTTTGCCGGGTGAAGTGGGTTTTGAAGGCGACCTTCTGAAAATGAACTACACCACGCCCGAACTGGATCGTGCAGAGCAAAACCTGAATCGCATCAGCACGGCATCGCTTAAAAATGTATTGCTCGTTTCTGAAGGTGAAAACTGGCAGCAAGCCCTCGAAACTTCGTATGCGCTTCAGAAAAAGTTAAAGAGCCAAAGCCCCGAAGGAAGTCTGCAGGCCCTCGCGTCATTTGTGTCGATTGTGCCCACTCCCGAAGAGGCCTTACGACGCAAAGCCAGGTGGGATGCCCGCATGACGCCGGAATACATCACATTTCTTTCACAGGAAATGAACCGCGCCGGTATGGAATTGGGAATGCGCGATGGTGCTTACGAAACGTTTTTCCGGCGGGCAAAAGAATCGTACAGCCCACCGGATTATGTGGAGTGGGCGAGCATTCCGCTGTTTCGGCATTTTGTGCATCGCGAAGATGAGCGCGTTCAGTTGGTAACCGTGGTGCGCACCGAGCAAGAGTGGAGACAACAGATTACACAGCTTGCGGCGGGTGTGAGCGGAGTGATGGTGCTCGACAAACAGCACATCACCAACGAAATCATTGCCTTTGTGTCGCAGGATTTTGAGCGACTGGTACAGTGGTCGCTACTGATCGTTTTTCTGGTGTTGCTTATCGCCTATGGCAGAATAGAAGTGGCCCTGTTTACCTTTTTGCCCATGATGATTGCGTGGACGTGGACCCTGGGTCTTATGAAGCTTTTCGGACTGCAATTCAATATCTTCAACATCATCATTTCAACCTTTATTTTCGGTCTGGGCATTGATTACAGCATCTTTATTTCGCGGAGTATGATGCAGCATTTCAAGTACGGGCGCGATGAGCTCGTTTCCTACAAGAATTCCATTTTCATGTCGGCCTTTACCACCACCGTGGGCGTGGGTGTGCTGATTTTCGCCCAACACCCTGCTTTGCGCTCCATCGCCGGAATGTCCTTGGTCGGAATCGGTAGCATGGTGTTGATTGCCTACACTTTGCAGCCCATGCTTTTTCGCTGGGCAATGATAGACCGCAAGGAACGGGGACTGGTACCTGTCAACATCATCAACCTGGTGCTTGGCGTGTTTTCGCTCACCTACTTTTTTGTGGGGTGCCTGGTGCTGAATGTGGTGATGCTTTTTTTACACCTGTTCCCATTTGGCAATGAGCGCAAGCGAAGGTTTTTCAGAGGCTTGATGGGTACCTTTCTTGGCTCACTCGCAGCCATCATGGTGAACGTGCCCCGTCGCTACCTCAATCCGCACAACGAGGACTTCAGCAAACCGGCCGTGGTGATTGCCAACCACCAGAGCTTCATTGATATCCTGATTACGCTCAATATTCACCCCAATATGGTGATGGTGGTGAAAAAGTGGGTGTACGACTCGCCCGTATTTGGGTGGGCGGTGCGCTATGCCGGCTATTTTCACGTGAACGATGGTTACGAACGCTTTATTCCAAGGTTGCGGGAACTCGTGGCACAGGGATGCTCCATTGTGGTTTTTCCGGAGGGAACGCGCACGGAAGATGGCTACCTGAACCGTTTTCACAAGGGAGCTTTTTATCTCTCGGAAGAGTTGAAGCTTGACATCGTGCCCATCATTTTTCACGGAAGTCATTACTCCATGCCGAAGGGCGATTCATACCTGCTGAAAAACGGCATGGTTCACCGCCTGATTGAACCGCGCATTCCTTTCGCTGACCGCAGTTGGGGCGACACATATCAGGAACGCACCAAAAGCATTGCCCGCCATTTTAAGCAGCGCTACGCCACCTTGCGCAAGGAGTGGGAGTCGCCGGATTACTTTCGCGACCAGTTGCTGCGAAACTACATCCTTAAAGGGCCGGTGCTGGAGTGGTACACGCGCATCAAAACCCGCATGGAAGGCAATTACCGGTTCTTTCACGAGCACCTGCCCCAAAGCGGAACCATTGTGGACATTGGCTGCGGATACGGATTCCTGGCACACATTCTCGCTTGGACTTCCCACGAGCGCACGGTTATAGGCCTGGATCACGACGAAGAAAAAATTGCGGTGGCCAATAATACATCCACTCCCACGCCGAATCTCCGCTTTGAAGTCCATAACGTACTCACCGACCCCCTGCCGCGTGCAAACGCATACGTGCTGGCCGATGTGTTACACTACCTCCCGGCCGAAGATCAGCAAAGGGTGCTGGAAGCTTGTATTGGGGGGTTGGAACCCGGCGGGCTGATACTGGTGCGCGATGCGGATGCCGCCCTCGAAGAAAGGCAGCGCGGTACCTGGCTCACGGAATTTCTATCAACCAATATTGGTTTTAACAAAATGAACCGGAATGAGTTGTGTTTTGTAACGCGCGACTTTATCTCCGGAGTGGCCGAACAAGCCGGTGCCACGGTTGAGGTTGTTGACAACACCCGCTTTACCTCCAATGTGGTGTACCTAATTCGCGCAAAAGATGGAAGATGA
- the purS gene encoding phosphoribosylformylglycinamidine synthase subunit PurS, which yields MKFIAEIDVMPQDNLLDPQGKVVSASMKNLGLQTITNVRIGKHITLEIEADSREEAERQVDEACIKLLANLIMEKYSFELREVQPA from the coding sequence ATGAAATTCATCGCCGAAATTGACGTAATGCCGCAAGATAACTTGCTTGATCCCCAGGGGAAAGTAGTGAGTGCGAGTATGAAAAACCTTGGACTTCAAACCATCACCAATGTTCGCATCGGCAAGCATATTACCCTCGAAATAGAAGCTGACAGCCGCGAGGAGGCAGAGCGCCAAGTGGATGAGGCTTGCATAAAACTGCTTGCCAACCTGATTATGGAAAAGTACAGCTTTGAGCTGCGGGAAGTGCAACCCGCCTGA